The following coding sequences lie in one Mucilaginibacter sp. KACC 22773 genomic window:
- a CDS encoding redoxin domain-containing protein, whose translation MKYHKLILFVPAVLAMQYTYAQSKLTLSDSYPSVAEKLKLTYSPAGTVLDGKKDISASVYFIDGKDNPVADVDLKANGELLTGDFTVPAGAKAFFIKLGSGEDIDNNMDRGYLYPVYKDKKPVTGAYESEAFILTSGLGIRYGKIKADNYRGIDLFKKEEEVNPKTEKLFGVQYYAALAKKTDAETQALLAAKVKSLEKSDKEKDMVLAAYILNWTRHPESADSLGKVIKAKFPQGESVYNEAVMAIYQQNDLNKKDSLYKAFEQNFPSKLKEKNGMLDYARAAIATGFMQKGDMDKFNAYAGKVQNKTNLAGGYNNAAYEWAKTGEKLDVAEKMSKQSLDIMADQMKNPQPGLYTSPKAAANNAKESYNNYADTYAFILLKEKKYDEALKYEKEVYATNTYNDPEINEHYVLILNALGKYTESKVVIESALKDGKGSEILKAELKKAYVGLKGSERGYDEYLTSLINFAKNKKRGELTKQMINQPALPFALKDFEGNTVSLASLKGKVVVVDFWATWCGPCKASFPGMQTAVNNFKDDADVKFLFIDTWEKGSDYTDGVKKFIADKKYSFYVLLDEKGADGRQSKVVTQFGVDGIPTKFIIDKNGNVRFKVVGFDGSADGLVDEVAAMIDMAKEPTASASVVPKEGMK comes from the coding sequence ATGAAATATCACAAACTGATACTGTTTGTGCCTGCCGTGCTGGCCATGCAATATACTTACGCACAAAGTAAGCTTACCCTCTCCGATAGCTATCCATCAGTTGCCGAAAAGCTAAAACTTACCTATAGCCCCGCGGGGACAGTGCTTGATGGTAAAAAGGATATCAGCGCATCTGTTTATTTTATTGATGGCAAGGATAATCCGGTTGCAGATGTCGACCTGAAAGCCAACGGCGAGTTACTTACCGGCGATTTTACAGTGCCTGCCGGCGCAAAGGCCTTTTTTATTAAGCTTGGCAGTGGCGAAGATATAGATAACAACATGGATAGAGGGTACCTGTATCCTGTTTACAAAGATAAAAAGCCTGTAACCGGCGCTTACGAATCGGAAGCTTTTATATTAACCAGCGGCCTTGGCATCAGGTATGGTAAAATAAAAGCCGATAACTATAGGGGTATTGATTTATTTAAAAAAGAAGAGGAGGTAAACCCTAAAACCGAAAAGCTGTTCGGCGTACAATATTACGCTGCATTGGCCAAAAAAACCGATGCTGAAACTCAGGCCTTGCTTGCGGCCAAAGTAAAATCACTTGAAAAAAGCGATAAGGAAAAAGATATGGTGCTGGCAGCCTACATCTTAAACTGGACCAGGCATCCCGAGTCTGCCGATTCATTAGGTAAGGTTATTAAAGCAAAATTCCCGCAGGGCGAATCGGTTTATAACGAAGCTGTGATGGCTATTTACCAGCAAAATGACCTGAATAAAAAGGATTCGCTGTACAAGGCCTTTGAGCAAAATTTCCCTTCAAAGTTAAAAGAGAAAAATGGCATGCTTGATTATGCCCGCGCTGCAATTGCTACCGGCTTTATGCAAAAAGGCGATATGGACAAATTTAACGCGTACGCAGGCAAAGTTCAAAACAAAACCAATCTGGCGGGCGGCTACAATAATGCAGCCTATGAATGGGCTAAAACAGGCGAAAAACTTGATGTAGCGGAAAAAATGTCGAAACAATCTTTAGACATTATGGCCGACCAGATGAAAAACCCTCAGCCTGGTTTGTACACATCGCCTAAAGCAGCTGCTAATAACGCTAAAGAATCATACAATAACTACGCGGATACATACGCATTCATCCTGCTAAAAGAAAAAAAGTATGATGAAGCGTTAAAATATGAAAAGGAAGTATACGCCACCAATACATATAACGATCCGGAAATTAATGAGCATTATGTGTTGATATTAAACGCGCTGGGTAAATACACCGAATCGAAAGTGGTAATAGAAAGCGCCTTAAAAGATGGCAAGGGTAGCGAAATTTTAAAAGCCGAACTGAAAAAGGCTTATGTTGGCCTGAAAGGCAGCGAAAGAGGTTATGATGAGTACCTTACTTCACTTATAAACTTTGCCAAAAACAAAAAGCGCGGGGAATTAACCAAGCAAATGATTAACCAGCCCGCATTGCCCTTTGCTTTGAAGGATTTTGAAGGCAACACCGTATCGCTGGCCAGCCTGAAGGGTAAAGTGGTTGTTGTTGATTTTTGGGCAACCTGGTGTGGCCCCTGCAAAGCATCGTTCCCTGGTATGCAAACTGCTGTAAATAATTTTAAGGACGATGCAGATGTTAAATTCCTGTTTATTGATACCTGGGAAAAAGGCAGCGACTATACCGATGGTGTAAAGAAATTTATTGCCGATAAAAAATACAGCTTTTATGTATTGTTGGACGAAAAAGGTGCCGATGGCCGCCAATCAAAGGTGGTAACGCAATTTGGGGTTGATGGTATCCCTACCAAGTTTATTATCGACAAAAATGGCAACGTCCGCTTTAAAGTTGTAGGGTTTGATGGCTCGGCCGATGGATTGGTTGATGAAGTTGCCGCCATGATTGATATGGCTAAAGAGCCCACCGCTTCGGCAAGTGTGGTGCCTAAGGAAGGCATGAAGTAA
- a CDS encoding DUF1624 domain-containing protein, with the protein MTTTIKNRITSIDFLRGTIMIIMALDHVRDYLYSGSFLFDPLDLDKTTGILFFTRWITHFCAPIFMLLAGTSAFLMSRKKTKNELSVFLVKRGLWLVFLELVVVNFGWNFNIAFPMLLFITIWALGISMIVLAALIHLPKTAILVLSLVVIFGHNLLDGVHVAGNNLAGFGWAFLHDQRPFFWGHEILLVGYPIVPLVAIMPLGYCLGQLFTPEYGVEKRRTTLFVIGATSLVLFVIIRYLNVYGDPVKWTVQKDAFFTFLSFIKVNKYPSSLLYVLLTVGSALLFLAFTEKMQNAVVRVVSVYGRVPMFYYIIHIYIIHLIALVSSAVTPGQNWKIWILDQPIWFTTSLKGYGFSLAVAYLVWIVIVVGLYPLCKRYDAYKQAHKEKWWLSYL; encoded by the coding sequence ATGACAACAACAATTAAAAACAGGATAACATCCATTGATTTTCTTCGCGGCACCATCATGATCATTATGGCGCTTGACCATGTGCGCGATTACCTGTATTCGGGTTCGTTTTTATTTGACCCGCTCGATTTGGATAAAACAACCGGCATATTGTTTTTTACCCGTTGGATAACCCATTTTTGCGCACCCATTTTCATGCTGCTGGCAGGCACGTCGGCATTTTTAATGAGCCGCAAGAAAACAAAAAATGAGCTTTCTGTTTTCCTGGTAAAACGTGGCCTTTGGCTGGTGTTCCTGGAGTTGGTGGTAGTTAATTTCGGTTGGAACTTTAATATCGCCTTCCCGATGTTGCTGTTTATAACCATATGGGCTTTGGGGATAAGTATGATTGTACTTGCGGCGTTAATCCATTTGCCTAAAACCGCTATTCTTGTTCTTAGCCTTGTAGTTATATTCGGCCATAATTTATTGGATGGCGTGCATGTGGCCGGCAATAACTTAGCTGGTTTTGGCTGGGCCTTTCTTCATGATCAGCGTCCGTTTTTTTGGGGACATGAAATACTTTTGGTAGGTTATCCTATTGTACCATTGGTGGCAATTATGCCATTAGGCTATTGCCTGGGGCAACTGTTTACCCCTGAGTACGGCGTGGAAAAACGCAGGACGACTTTATTTGTCATTGGCGCTACTTCACTGGTATTATTTGTGATAATCAGGTATCTTAACGTATACGGTGATCCTGTTAAATGGACAGTGCAGAAGGATGCGTTTTTTACCTTCCTTTCGTTTATCAAAGTAAATAAATACCCGTCTTCGTTACTGTATGTTTTATTAACCGTGGGTTCGGCCTTGCTATTCCTGGCCTTTACAGAAAAGATGCAGAATGCTGTTGTTAGGGTAGTATCGGTATATGGCAGGGTACCTATGTTTTACTATATTATCCATATTTATATTATCCATTTAATCGCCCTTGTTTCGTCCGCCGTTACACCTGGCCAAAACTGGAAAATCTGGATACTTGATCAACCCATTTGGTTTACTACATCGCTTAAAGGCTACGGGTTTTCGCTGGCGGTGGCTTACCTGGTTTGGATAGTTATTGTTGTAGGCCTGTATCCGTTGTGTAAACGTTATGATGCATACAAACAGGCGCATAAAGAAAAATGGTGGCTGAGTTATTTATAG
- a CDS encoding 3'-5' exoribonuclease domain-containing protein, translating to MAYIMVDIESDGPIPGDFSMISFGAVLVQDGLDKTFYGQLKPISENYIPEALAVSGHTRDEVLLFDDPATVMANFATWIKTVCKDQPIFISDNNGFDWMFICWYFHHFTGKNPFGFSSQNLGSLYKGMVKDMFKNFKHLRKTAHTHHPVDDAKGNAEALITLKREHELKIKL from the coding sequence ATGGCTTATATTATGGTAGATATAGAAAGTGACGGCCCAATTCCGGGCGACTTTTCTATGATCTCTTTCGGCGCCGTACTTGTACAGGATGGCCTCGACAAAACTTTTTACGGACAGTTAAAACCAATATCTGAAAATTATATCCCCGAAGCGCTGGCTGTTTCGGGCCATACGCGCGACGAAGTTTTATTGTTTGATGACCCGGCCACGGTCATGGCCAATTTTGCAACCTGGATAAAAACGGTTTGCAAAGATCAACCCATTTTTATCAGCGACAATAACGGGTTCGACTGGATGTTCATCTGTTGGTACTTCCATCACTTTACGGGCAAAAATCCATTTGGCTTCAGTTCGCAAAACCTGGGCAGTTTGTACAAAGGCATGGTAAAAGATATGTTTAAAAACTTTAAACACCTACGCAAAACAGCACATACACACCACCCCGTTGATGATGCCAAAGGAAACGCCGAGGCATTAATTACCTTAAAACGCGAGCACGAGTTAAAGATTAAATTATAG
- a CDS encoding DUF502 domain-containing protein, producing MNNFVRVLIRYFAKGLLVVVPIGAAIFLMYWGVSTIDKALNLSDLLVDKTGKHLYIPGLGILNVIVVIMIAGILVTNVITDPIKHWFKRWFNRLPIFAFLYSSIKDLTEAFVGEEKKFNEPVLVEINEFGLKKIGFLVQKDLAVLGLPGEVAVYFPYSYSFAGQVIIIDASKVKPIDKSAADIMKFVISGGVSGLDHH from the coding sequence ATGAACAATTTTGTACGGGTTTTAATCAGGTATTTTGCCAAAGGCCTGTTGGTAGTTGTACCTATAGGCGCGGCAATTTTTTTGATGTACTGGGGCGTATCAACAATTGATAAGGCGTTGAATTTGAGTGATCTGCTGGTTGATAAAACAGGGAAGCATCTGTATATACCGGGCCTGGGGATACTGAACGTGATTGTAGTGATCATGATAGCGGGCATTTTGGTTACCAACGTAATTACCGATCCGATAAAACACTGGTTTAAGCGCTGGTTTAACCGTTTACCCATCTTCGCATTCCTGTATTCATCTATAAAAGACCTTACCGAGGCCTTCGTAGGCGAAGAGAAAAAATTTAACGAGCCTGTTTTGGTAGAAATAAATGAGTTCGGGCTGAAAAAAATTGGCTTTCTTGTTCAAAAGGACCTCGCTGTTTTAGGGCTGCCCGGCGAAGTTGCCGTGTATTTCCCTTACTCTTACTCATTTGCCGGGCAGGTTATCATTATTGATGCCAGCAAAGTAAAACCCATTGATAAAAGCGCAGCCGACATTATGAAGTTTGTAATCTCGGGAGGTGTAAGCGGTTTAGATCATCATTAA
- a CDS encoding TCR/Tet family MFS transporter: protein MTKKPKKKHSAALGFIFVTLFIDVLGLAVTIPVMPKLLENLGNVDVSTAAQYSGYLTFTYASMQFLFSSVVGNLSDRYGRRPVLLSSLLGFGIDYIFMAFAPTIAWLFVGRVIAGITGASTSTATAYIADVSTGKNRAANFGLVGAASGVGFIVGLAMGSFLGEISVRLPFMAAAAFALVNAAYGYFVLPESLAPENRRKFEWKKSNPISSLRSLNRYPALGGLVGAFALVYVAQKAVEYVLAFFLIEKFQWSQISIGYLGVFIGVVLVAIQGGLIRYTIPKFGQEKNIVAGLLFYALGLVLIAFASHGWMVYVYMVPYCLGGISGPALQGLITGTVSAKEQGELQGSLTSLTSVAVIIGPLLMSSVFHLFTHKDTTAYFPGAPYILGALLMLTSVLLAVKSFKKVPAPKKAVKTV from the coding sequence ATGACTAAAAAACCTAAAAAGAAGCATTCGGCAGCGCTGGGCTTTATATTTGTTACGCTGTTTATTGATGTGCTTGGTTTAGCGGTTACTATCCCCGTAATGCCCAAACTGCTCGAAAACCTGGGCAATGTTGATGTAAGTACCGCCGCCCAATACAGCGGTTATTTAACCTTTACCTATGCATCAATGCAATTCCTTTTCTCATCAGTTGTAGGTAACCTGAGCGATAGGTACGGCCGGCGGCCTGTCCTGCTGAGTTCATTGCTCGGCTTTGGAATAGATTATATTTTTATGGCCTTCGCCCCTACTATAGCCTGGCTTTTTGTTGGCCGGGTAATAGCCGGCATCACCGGTGCAAGTACCAGTACGGCAACGGCCTACATTGCCGATGTGAGCACCGGCAAAAACCGCGCAGCAAATTTTGGATTGGTAGGCGCGGCATCAGGTGTAGGGTTCATTGTAGGGCTGGCTATGGGTAGTTTCCTGGGCGAGATTAGCGTTAGGTTGCCATTTATGGCTGCCGCCGCCTTTGCGCTGGTTAATGCAGCATACGGCTATTTTGTACTTCCCGAATCATTAGCGCCCGAAAACCGCCGTAAATTTGAATGGAAAAAATCGAACCCCATAAGTTCATTACGCAGCCTTAACCGTTATCCCGCACTTGGTGGCCTGGTTGGTGCATTCGCGCTGGTTTATGTAGCCCAAAAAGCAGTAGAATACGTTTTAGCCTTCTTTTTAATTGAAAAATTTCAATGGAGCCAGATCAGTATTGGTTACCTGGGGGTGTTTATTGGTGTAGTACTGGTAGCTATACAGGGCGGGCTTATCAGGTATACTATCCCTAAATTTGGACAGGAAAAAAATATTGTAGCCGGGTTGCTATTTTACGCCCTTGGGTTGGTGCTTATTGCCTTTGCCAGCCATGGCTGGATGGTTTATGTTTACATGGTACCCTACTGCCTTGGAGGCATCTCGGGGCCTGCACTGCAGGGATTAATTACCGGTACAGTATCGGCAAAAGAACAGGGAGAGTTACAGGGCTCATTAACCAGCCTTACCAGTGTGGCTGTTATTATAGGGCCACTGTTGATGAGTTCGGTTTTTCACTTATTTACCCATAAAGATACCACAGCATATTTTCCTGGAGCCCCATACATACTGGGCGCCTTATTAATGCTGACGAGTGTGTTATTGGCCGTAAAAAGTTTTAAAAAAGTACCTGCCCCGAAGAAAGCAGTGAAAACAGTTTAA
- a CDS encoding TCR/Tet family MFS transporter: MDQPAKLKPQAALGFIFVTMLIDVIGFGIIIPVMPKLIEKLIHGTVSQASLYSGLMLLAYSIMQFLFSPMIGNLSDKYGRRPVLLSSLLGFGVDYLFLAFAPSIGWLFVGRTIAGITGASFTTASAYIADVSTPEKRAQNFGMIGVAFGIGFIIGPVLGGILGKWNVHYPFFAAAGLALLNAAYGFFILPESLSLEHRRPFNWKRANPLGSLLQLKKYPSVIGLAASLFLVYFAAQSVQSVWTFYTILKFNWSEDIVGYSLGFIGLMIAMVQGGLIRVTLPKLGLERSIWMGLLLYSTGLILFAFATHTWMMFAFMIPYALGGIAGPALQGLMSNQVPPNEQGELQGGLTSLMSLSSIFGPWIMTTLFYYFTNFKNHLYLPGAPFILGAILMLLAALLAIRSFKKKQT, encoded by the coding sequence ATGGATCAACCTGCCAAACTTAAACCACAGGCCGCGCTGGGCTTTATTTTTGTTACTATGCTGATAGATGTTATCGGCTTTGGTATCATTATACCCGTAATGCCTAAACTGATAGAGAAATTAATACATGGTACCGTTAGCCAGGCCTCGTTATATTCCGGGCTCATGCTGCTGGCTTATTCAATAATGCAGTTCCTGTTTTCGCCCATGATTGGCAACCTGAGCGATAAATATGGCCGCAGACCAGTCTTATTATCATCCCTGTTAGGGTTTGGTGTCGATTATCTTTTCCTTGCATTTGCACCATCAATTGGCTGGCTGTTTGTTGGCCGTACTATTGCGGGTATAACGGGGGCGAGTTTTACAACAGCATCTGCCTATATAGCAGATGTGAGCACTCCCGAAAAACGCGCGCAAAATTTTGGAATGATAGGTGTAGCTTTTGGCATCGGCTTTATAATTGGCCCCGTGCTGGGTGGTATTTTAGGAAAATGGAATGTTCACTATCCGTTTTTTGCGGCGGCTGGCTTAGCTTTATTAAACGCAGCTTATGGCTTCTTTATCCTGCCCGAGTCGCTTTCGTTAGAACATCGCCGTCCATTTAACTGGAAACGCGCCAATCCTTTAGGCTCATTATTACAGCTTAAAAAATATCCATCGGTAATAGGTTTAGCCGCCTCATTGTTCCTGGTATATTTTGCGGCACAATCTGTACAAAGCGTGTGGACATTTTATACTATCCTGAAATTTAACTGGAGCGAAGATATAGTGGGTTATTCGTTAGGTTTTATTGGTTTAATGATAGCTATGGTTCAGGGTGGATTGATCAGGGTAACTTTGCCCAAACTGGGTCTGGAACGCAGTATATGGATGGGGCTTTTATTGTATAGCACCGGGTTGATATTGTTTGCTTTTGCCACCCATACCTGGATGATGTTTGCCTTTATGATACCTTACGCACTTGGCGGTATTGCCGGCCCGGCGCTACAAGGTTTGATGAGCAACCAGGTACCTCCTAATGAACAGGGCGAACTGCAGGGCGGCCTCACCAGCCTCATGAGCCTAAGCTCGATATTTGGCCCATGGATAATGACTACCTTGTTTTACTATTTTACCAATTTTAAAAACCACCTTTATTTACCCGGGGCTCCATTTATTTTGGGCGCTATACTGATGTTGTTAGCCGCATTACTGGCTATCAGAAGTTTTAAAAAGAAGCAAACATAA
- a CDS encoding TIGR00730 family Rossman fold protein: MTGDDKIRQAFENKNWQEIKVTDSWQIFKIMAEFVDGFEKLAKIGPCVSIFGSARTHNDNNYYKLAEETARLLTEHGYGVISGGGPGIMEAANKGAYEAGGKSVGLNIELPFEQFHNKYIDRDKIMEFDYFFIRKVMFMKYSQGFIILPGGFGTMDESFEAMTLIQTGKIARFPIIFVGIDYWKGLFNWIEEKMLADQHNINPDDLNLYRLVDTAEEAVDHITRFYNKYVLKPNF, from the coding sequence ATGACTGGCGACGATAAAATAAGACAAGCATTTGAAAACAAAAACTGGCAAGAAATAAAGGTTACAGACTCCTGGCAGATATTTAAAATAATGGCCGAATTTGTTGACGGCTTTGAAAAACTGGCCAAAATTGGCCCATGCGTATCCATCTTCGGATCGGCGCGTACCCACAACGATAACAACTATTACAAACTGGCCGAAGAAACCGCGCGTTTGCTTACAGAACATGGCTATGGCGTAATATCTGGCGGTGGCCCCGGTATTATGGAAGCCGCCAACAAAGGAGCTTATGAGGCAGGGGGCAAATCGGTAGGTTTAAATATTGAGTTGCCTTTTGAGCAATTCCACAATAAATATATCGATAGAGATAAGATCATGGAGTTTGATTACTTTTTTATCCGCAAAGTGATGTTCATGAAATACTCGCAAGGCTTTATCATTCTGCCTGGTGGTTTTGGCACAATGGACGAGTCATTCGAGGCCATGACATTAATTCAAACAGGTAAAATTGCACGCTTCCCTATTATTTTTGTGGGTATTGATTACTGGAAAGGTTTATTTAACTGGATAGAAGAAAAAATGCTGGCCGATCAGCATAATATTAACCCTGATGATTTGAACCTGTATCGCCTGGTAGATACAGCCGAAGAAGCAGTTGACCATATTACCCGTTTTTACAACAAGTACGTGTTGAAACCGAATTTTTAA
- a CDS encoding sodium:solute symporter — MSPGVLLSFIIGYFLVLLVISWLTSRKASDNDTFFVANRNSKWYLVAFGMIGTALSGVTFISVPGKVGAPSGDQFSYFQFVLGNAAGFLIIAIVLLPLYYRLKLTSIYSYIEGALGTWSYKTAAGIFLISRVIGSSFRLYLVVIVLQKFIFDSYHIPFAVTVLICLVLIWSYTFKGGLKTIIITDSLQTFFLVLSVFLSIYFICSSLHMNVFEAADAIKNSSYAKIFFFNDFLSSKFHFTKAFFGGIFITIGMVGLDQDLMQKNLSLKNIKEAQKNMFSFTGVFVVINIFFLSVGALLWLYAGKYGIHVDKTDYLYPTIALQYLGIVPAMVFMLGLTAATFATTDSALTALTTSFCVDFLGFNKSTDLNSKKKVGTRHTVHIAFSGLMFLTIVIFNAINNDAVVSAIFTVASYTYGPLLGLYSFGLFISNRQVRDKLVPFICVASPAICYFLNAESKSLLGGYVFSNELIIVNGLITFVGLWLSSSPKESPKDGKSGSPKVVTG, encoded by the coding sequence ATGTCGCCAGGAGTACTGTTATCATTTATTATCGGTTATTTTTTAGTGTTGCTGGTTATTTCATGGCTTACATCCCGCAAAGCATCAGATAATGATACTTTTTTTGTGGCCAACCGCAACTCTAAATGGTATTTGGTAGCCTTCGGGATGATTGGCACCGCCCTTAGCGGGGTTACCTTTATTTCGGTACCGGGCAAGGTTGGCGCGCCATCCGGCGATCAGTTTTCTTACTTTCAATTTGTATTGGGTAATGCTGCCGGCTTTCTCATTATCGCAATCGTATTGTTACCGCTTTATTACCGGTTAAAACTCACATCAATATACAGTTATATTGAGGGGGCTTTGGGCACCTGGAGCTATAAAACCGCTGCCGGGATATTCCTCATCAGCAGGGTTATCGGCTCGTCCTTCCGGCTGTACCTGGTGGTTATTGTATTACAGAAATTTATTTTTGATAGTTACCATATTCCTTTTGCAGTTACAGTGCTCATTTGTTTAGTCCTTATCTGGTCGTACACGTTTAAAGGGGGATTAAAAACCATTATTATTACCGATAGCTTACAGACTTTCTTCCTCGTGTTATCGGTATTTCTGTCGATATACTTTATTTGCAGCAGCCTGCATATGAATGTTTTTGAGGCTGCCGATGCCATTAAAAACAGCAGTTACGCCAAAATATTCTTCTTTAATGATTTCCTGAGCAGTAAATTCCATTTTACCAAAGCGTTTTTCGGTGGTATATTTATTACCATTGGCATGGTGGGGCTTGACCAGGACCTGATGCAAAAAAACCTGAGCCTTAAAAACATCAAGGAAGCCCAAAAAAACATGTTCAGTTTTACGGGGGTATTCGTGGTCATCAATATTTTCTTTTTAAGTGTAGGGGCCTTATTATGGCTGTATGCCGGCAAATATGGTATTCATGTGGATAAAACCGACTACCTGTACCCTACCATAGCCCTGCAATATTTAGGCATTGTACCGGCCATGGTTTTCATGCTGGGGCTTACAGCGGCAACTTTTGCTACCACCGATTCGGCGCTTACCGCGCTTACTACCTCTTTTTGCGTAGATTTTTTAGGCTTTAATAAAAGCACCGATCTTAACAGCAAAAAAAAGGTAGGCACACGCCATACCGTGCATATTGCGTTTTCTGGATTGATGTTTTTAACCATTGTGATATTTAACGCAATTAACAACGATGCGGTGGTAAGCGCCATATTTACTGTTGCATCTTACACATACGGGCCATTACTGGGGCTTTACTCCTTTGGTTTGTTTATAAGTAACAGGCAGGTAAGGGATAAGTTGGTACCATTTATTTGTGTGGCATCCCCTGCTATATGCTATTTTTTAAATGCCGAATCAAAATCGCTTTTGGGCGGATATGTTTTTAGCAACGAGCTCATCATTGTTAACGGATTAATTACCTTTGTCGGCTTGTGGCTGAGCTCGAGTCCGAAAGAAAGTCCGAAAGACGGAAAGTCCGGAAGTCCGAAAGTTGTAACCGGGTAA